A section of the Campylobacter concisus genome encodes:
- the leuB gene encoding 3-isopropylmalate dehydrogenase has translation MREYKICVIKGDGIGPEIIDEAIKILDVVSAEFGIKFEYDYKLMGGAAYDVFGVPLPDETLSSALSSDAVLFGAIGGEKWDSLPRHLRPESGLLKIRKELEAYANLRPAIVFDELVDASTLKPEVLRGVDFVVVRELTGGLYFGQPREKGEDRAFNTMVYSKMEIERIAKIAFETAMLRKKKVCMVDKANVLETSQLWREVTSEVAKNYPEVELSFMYVDNAAMQLVRAPANFDVILTENLFGDILSDEASMVCGSIGLLPSASMGGKVGIYEPIHGSAPDIAGQGIANPIATILSAAMMLRYAFSENEAADAIENAVKEALAKGYRTKDIAAFNAVEICSTSEIGDVIAGFIKK, from the coding sequence ATGAGAGAATATAAAATTTGTGTTATAAAAGGCGATGGCATCGGCCCTGAGATCATAGATGAGGCGATAAAAATTTTAGATGTTGTTAGCGCTGAGTTTGGGATAAAATTTGAGTACGACTACAAGCTTATGGGCGGTGCAGCTTATGATGTATTTGGCGTGCCTTTGCCAGATGAGACGCTTAGTTCTGCTCTAAGCTCTGATGCTGTGCTTTTTGGAGCGATCGGCGGCGAGAAGTGGGATAGTTTGCCAAGACATCTAAGGCCAGAGAGCGGGCTTTTAAAGATTAGAAAAGAGCTTGAAGCTTATGCAAATTTACGCCCAGCCATTGTTTTTGATGAGCTAGTGGATGCTAGCACGCTAAAACCAGAGGTTTTAAGAGGCGTTGATTTTGTCGTGGTTCGTGAACTAACGGGCGGGCTTTATTTTGGACAGCCTAGAGAAAAAGGTGAAGATAGAGCGTTTAACACGATGGTTTATTCTAAAATGGAGATCGAGCGCATCGCAAAGATCGCCTTTGAGACAGCTATGCTTCGCAAGAAAAAGGTCTGCATGGTCGATAAGGCAAATGTGCTTGAGACAAGCCAGCTTTGGCGCGAGGTGACAAGCGAAGTGGCTAAAAATTACCCTGAAGTAGAGCTTAGCTTTATGTATGTGGATAATGCGGCGATGCAGTTAGTAAGAGCGCCAGCAAATTTTGACGTCATACTTACTGAAAATTTATTCGGCGACATTTTAAGCGATGAGGCGAGTATGGTCTGTGGCTCGATAGGACTTTTGCCAAGTGCTAGTATGGGCGGTAAAGTGGGAATTTATGAGCCAATTCACGGCTCAGCTCCAGACATCGCAGGGCAGGGCATAGCAAATCCGATCGCAACCATTTTAAGTGCAGCGATGATGCTAAGATACGCATTTAGTGAAAATGAAGCCGCAGATGCGATAGAAAATGCTGTGAAAGAGGCGCTTGCAAAAGGTTATAGAACAAAAGATATCGCTGCTTTTAACGCAGTTGAAATTTGCTCAACTAGCGAGATAGGTGATGTTATCGCAGGATTTATCAAAAAATGA